One window of Centropristis striata isolate RG_2023a ecotype Rhode Island chromosome 23, C.striata_1.0, whole genome shotgun sequence genomic DNA carries:
- the si:ch73-174h16.4 gene encoding leucine-rich repeat-containing protein 14 translates to MVLSLVSLCAREVVSDHSSSPCWLRWVPRELYRALLEASFTSCRPLAVGELVQKWPERTLRVGGRRKLGQTKPNRLCIQALLLAVVRGLADQRCALQVLDLCGMQGDEGEIGDSMGGWSLTVALCTMVVQARAGAQRAQRERKRFSALEREKDVKRERGPSKRGKETNGTDKELEGSDREMKVSCGSVDEEELIKGVRRRMEEKKRETVVTGLGGSRKENEDVNSDVLVHVRADLFVNARSWERVRGALNTLGPLKLQCRYLRVEEISVSSIRTLLGLLPRKGLLGIDVRYSSLGVGGLAELLPLLSTFPAMKSLRLHYCNLDLRRDHPGQDETLKDLSQGLTQLQELRRLSLTALRLPGQLRVLLSSLPQPLEILELPYLSLSPTDLAYLSCSHHASTLQQLDLSENRLDENTLTSIRRLLSQASTSLQHLSLSGCGLTDGLLGLLLPSLGGCRALKSLALALNPLSIAGLMDLVRMAVRMPSLRQLLYPNPLEDYQPGLPDLPSSAQLFDWPLDEATDINVTSSQLKRVLIESGRTDLFLTCDLLNYDKDLVD, encoded by the exons ATGGTGCTTTCCTTGGTGAGCCTTTGTGCCAGGGAGGTGGTGAGTGACCACAGCTCGTCACCCTGCTGGCTGAGGTGGGTGCCCAGGGAGCTGTACAGAGCGCTGCTGGAGGCCTCCTTCACCAGCTGCAGACCTCTGGCTGTGGGTGAACTGGTGCAGAAGTGGCCAGAGCGCACACTGCGTGTCGGTGGAAGGAGGAAACTAGGACAGACTAAGCCAAATCGACTCTGCATCCAGGCTTTGTTACTTGCAGTTGTCAGAGGACTTGCGGACCAAAG GTGTGCGCTGCAAGTACTGGACCTCTGTGGAATGCAAGGAGATGAAGGGGAGATTGGAGACTCTATGGGAGGCTGGTCTCTGACTGTAGCTCTCTGCACCATGGTTGTTCAGGCCAGAGCTGGAGCACAGAGGGCACAGCGGGAGAGGAAAAGGTTCTCAGCtctagagagagaaaaggatgtgaaaagagagagaggaccTTCGAAGAGGGGAAAGGAAACAAACGGAACAGATAAGGAGCTGGAGGGAAGTGACAGAGAGATGAAGGTATCTTGTGGGAGTGTTGATGAAGAGGAGCTGATTAAAGGTGTCAGGAGAAggatggaggagaagaaaagagagactGTGGTGACAGGTTTAGGAGGCAGTAGAAAGGAGAATGAAGATGTAAACAGTGATGTTTTAGTGCATGTGAGAGCTGATCTTTTTGTAAATGCTCGCTCTTGGGAGCGTGTTCGCGGGGCTCTCAACACACTGGGACCCCTCAAGCTTCAGTGCAGATACCTGCGTGTAGAAGAGATTTCAGTGTCTAGTATCAGGACTCTGCTGGGCCTCCTGCCTCGCAAGGGCCTCCTGGGCATTGATGTTCGCTACAGCAGCCTCGGGGTGGGCGGCTTGGCTGAGCTGCTGCCTCTGCTCTCCACCTTCCCCGCAATGAAGTCTCTTCGCCTGCACTACTGTAACCTGGATTTGCGCAGAGACCACCCTGGCCAGGACGAGACTCTGAAGGACTTGTCTCAGGGTCTGACACAGCTACAAGAACTGCGACGTCTCAGCCTCACTGCACTGCGACTGCCTGGACAACTTCGGGTGCTGCTTAG CTCACTGCCTCAGCCTCTGGAGATCCTGGAGCTGCCATATTTGAGTCTGAGTCCCACCGACCTCGCCTATCTCTCCTGCAGCCACCATGCGTCcacactgcagcagctggatCTGAGTGAGAACCGTTTGGATGAAAACACTCTGACCTCCATCCGCCGCCTCCTCTCGCAGGCTTCCACCAGCCTGCAGCACCTCTCTTTAAGTGGCTGTGGTCTCACTGACGGCCTGCTGGGACTCCTGCTGCCCTCACTGGGAGGCTGCAGGGCCCTCAAGAGCTTGGCTCTGGCACTGAACCCCCTCTCCATCGCTGGCCTCATGGACCTGGTGAGAATGGCTGTAAGAATGCCCTCCCTCCGTCAGTTACTGTACCCCAACCCCCTGGAGGACTACCAGCCGGGCCTCCCCGACCTGCCCTCCAGTGCTCAGCTCTTCGACTGGCCGCTGGATGAAGCCACAGACATTAATGTCACCAGCAGCCAGCTCAAAAGGGTGCTGATAGAGAGCGGACGCACAGACCTCTTTCTGACATGCGACCTGCTGAATTACGATAAAGACTTGGTGGACTAG
- the wdr97 gene encoding WD repeat-containing protein 97 has product MVAPGEERRTTTVLLPSPTQRLFSQETSNGKPLGEQSLIRQDVKQAMGKVKHSKSKQQVYMHGLHRLQHFSCDSPVRFMMYSEAAAAFISLHSDNTVCLYKSDGHKQTSSSYLPFMGLTATKIPGCLVGWGPGPVFILLDNELCPLDAAQDALDICLCQAAEHSTELVTAGVGNVCVWSVMLMRCKVKIQEKLQHSTFTQMTLAPPRSDRPHRAFVVCKQDVTVVDLDAGKVLEHKRDLCSGNITAMVYCSQLDCLITASQELSIRIWGPDWDLRVAFVGHNGVVNSLFYCSALSMLFSASVDCTIRCWNVEESDAVECVHTEQENPPLCIGGTKNGDTFFSFSHRGVDLWTIRTLYTLHCKLKGDEGAPLRQILASPSLAPYPTRVLCVSGDSDIMLVAAETGAVLTSFKAKQRILCADYCLQKEILLALTETGTVLQANTLTNPITLMQEWKGRGQGPWQHRDHVTEIDAQNLQIPGPACCLILYGSVTDTQGALEEWRSLQEGRGCSHRNKAALDDARNKFLIILGQSGGCVSALKIDNGKVLQRMPAHNGQRVTTMRVYPENGCLLSTGEDMTVVVWRVNPYVQECLSQQLSLHYGQPQVYLAALGPQLALTFQEPNNGTYNLMHFNLLKQSQTDYPNMEGHSDHFTGLCVCPDLEVFVSSSLDGTVCFWNEENHLIRTLQLNAVPECLAYGGFGGELFFGIRGDLYRMNCAKFLPHIYQQMLLYTYCAEPLPDMPIIETKEKSSTTKNTSTSKDEEEEMPANASSEKDYMSSLSLNKDLSALIQGSIQCQKGKPPSTNATRKEAFDRYMKILYGLPPIIKVDLEDTFVPDNFEMKSFDPEPYYKKPRSLPALKEKPEPKLNVPVKVEKKKEKKAPVPAPAKEPQPLMKVKPRPVEVVPKKPVKVEKEKYEEPPEIIPPIERPKPKPPPPRLKTPTPPPPPSPPRVPSPEMPSFLKQFADAGWFKDLYPDKKCIPSTLSPGDFSMQLVDSLNVCSAPSKMKIITALQALHSQGLLPNTDKLYQGLIDLVHKLVRPQMSPLERAALVETLNLLVRLRSASYELVKKLLTLLAFKKLGLRDTVLRMLTALAVNKAERWLCPELESWDSELQDQSDIWKSLHDRADSWLELWISKYKDHNRYLYLRSTAQWQLSNCSMVDVLNYFCSVRKEEYRKARCVAPAGRKNTVLLPLYDCSSQPILRLGETYSMARMWRPPGIILPPLRNRPFLTNFPHFISLPLPRVTLSPFHIYTDEDWVKASPRRYFIHKQSYVEYYR; this is encoded by the exons ATGGTGGctccaggagaggagaggagaacaaCAACAGTACTCTTGCCCAGTCCCACCCAGAGGCTGTTCTCTCAAGAGACATCAAATGGGAAGCCGCTTGGAGAGCAGAGTTTGATCAGGCAGGATGTGAAGCAAGCTATGGGCAAG gtaaaacactctaaaagcAAGCAGCAGGTGTACATGCATGGTCTTCATCGCCTGCAGCATTTCTCCTGTGACAGCCCTGTGCGTTTCATGATGTACTCTGAAGCTGCTGCAGCATTCATTAGCCTCCATTCAGACAACACAGTTTGCCTTTACAAATCTGATGGCCACAAGCAGACTTCCTCATCATACCTCCCTTTCATGGGCCTGACCGCCACAAAGATCCCTGGCTGCCTGGTGGGTTGGGGCCCAGGGCCTGTTTTTATACTTCTGGACAATGAATTATGCCCCCTAGATGCAGCTCAAGACGCCCTGGACATATGCTTATGTCAGGCTGCCGAGCACTCCACAGAGTTGGTGACTGCAGGTGTggggaacgtgtgtgtgtggtcagtgaTGCTAATGAGGTGTAAGGTGAAGATacaggagaagctgcagcacagCACTTTCACCCAAATGACATTAGCTCCCCCTCGATCTGACAGGCCCCACAGAGCCTTCGTTGTGTGCAAGCAGGATGTGACGGTGGTCGACCTCGATGCTGGGAAAGTTTTGGAGCACAAGAGGGATCTCTGCTCAgg aaatatcactGCAATGGTGTACTGCTCTCAACTGGACTGTTTGATCACTGCATCTCAAGAGCTCTCCATTAGAATATGGGGTCCAGATTGGGATCTTCGTGTGGCTTTTGTAGGACATAATG GTGTGGTGAATTCTTTGTTCTACTGCTCTGCATTAAgcatgctgttttcagcctctgtggATTGTACGATACGCTGCTGGAATGTTGAAGAAAGTGATGCAGTCGAGTGTGTCCACACAGAACAGGAAAACCCTCCATTGTGCATAGGGGGCACTAAAAATGGAGAtactttcttctccttctctcacCGGGGAGTTGACCTCTGGACCATCAGAACCTTATACACCCTCCACTGTAAACTCAAAGGGGATGAAGGAGCCCCACTGAGGCAAATCCTAGCCTCTCCCTCACTAGCTCCTTACCCCACACGAGTCCTCTGTGTGAGCGGGGACAGTGATATCATGCTTGTGGCTGCAGAAACAGGAGCAGTGTTGACTTCTTTCAAGGCAAAGCAGAGAATTCTGTGTGCTGACTACTGCCTGCAAAAAGAGATTCTGCTGGCTCTGACTGAAACAGGTACGGTGCTCCAAGCCAACACACTCACTAATCCAATCACTTTGATGCAAGAGTGGAAGGGGAGAGGCCAGGGGCCCTGGCAGCACAGGGACCATGTGACTGAGATTGACGCCCAGAATCTGCAGATCCCCGGCCCGGCATGCTGCCTGATACTCTACGGTTCTGTGACTGACACACAGGGAGCTTTAGAGGAGTGGAGGAGTTTGCAGGAAGGAAGAGGATGCAGTCACAGGAATAAGGCAGCTCTTGATGATGCCAGGAATAA GTTTTTGATCATTCTTGGCCAAAGTGGAGGCTGCGTGAGTGCTCTGAAAATTGACAATGGGAAGGTCTTGCAAAGGATGCCGGCACACAACGGTCAGAGAGTCACCACAATGCGAGTGTATCCTGAGAATGGTTGCCTCCTCTCCACAG GTGAGGACATGACAGTGGTGGTGTGGAGAGTAAACCCTTATGTCCAGGAGTGTCTCAGCCAACAGCTGAGCCTGCACTATGGCCAGCCACAGGTATACCTGGCAGCTCTGGGGCCCCAGCTGGCCCTGACCTTTCAGGAGCCCAACAATGGCACTTACAACCTGATGCACTTTAACCTACTCAAGCAGAGCCAGACTGATTACCCAAACATGGAAGGACATTCAGACCATTTCACAG gcttgtgtgtgtgtcctgatcTGGAGGTGTTTGTGTCCAGCAGTCTAGATGGGACAGTGTGTTTCTGGAATGAGGAGAATCACCTCATTAG GACGCTGCAGCTGAATGCAGTGCCTGAGTGTCTGGCTTACGGTGGGTTTGGAGGAGAACTATTTTTTGGCATCAGAGGAGATCTCTACAGGATGAATTGTGCAAAGTTCCTGCCACATATCTATCAACAAATG cTCCTTTACACTTACTGTGCTGAGCCCCTTCCTGACATGCCTATCATTGAGACTAAAGAAAAGTCCAGCACAACAAA GAATACAAGCACAAGCAAAGATGAGGAAGAGGAAATGCCAGCAAACGCCAGCagtgagaag GATTACATGAGCTCACTGTCTTTGAACAAGGACCTCTCTGCACTCATACAAGGCTCAATACAATGCCAAAAAGGGAAGCCTCCCAGTACAAACGCAACCAGGAAGGAGGCTTTTGATCGCTACATGAAGATACTATATGGGTTGCCCCCCATTATTAAG GTTGATTTGGAGGACACCTTTGTCCCAGATAATTTTGAGATGAAGTCATTTGATCCAGAACCATATTACAAAAAGCCCCGTAGCCTTCCTGCCTTAAAGGAGAAGCCTGAACCTAAACTAAATGTTCCTGTGAAGGTGGAGAAAAAGAAG GAGAAAAAAGCTCCAGTACCAGCCCCAGCCAAAGAACCACAGCCCTTGATGAAAGTCAAGCCTCGGCCTGTTGAAGTCGTACCCAAGAAACCTGTCAAAGTGGAGAAGGAGAAGTATGAGGAG CCTCCAGAGATCATTCCTCCAATAGAACGACCAAAACCCAAACCACCTCCTCCCCGTCTAAAGACCCCAACACCACCCCCGCCCCCATCTCCACCGCGGGTACCCAGCCCTGAGATGCCATCGTTCCTCAAACAGTTTGCAGATGCAGGCTGGTTTAAAGACCTGTATCCTGATAAAAAG TGTATCCCCAGCACCCTGTCTCCAGGGGACTTCTCCATGCAGCTGGTGGACAGTCTAAACGTCTGCAGCGCTCCCTCTAAGATGAAGATCATCACTGCTCTGCAGGCGCTGCACAGCCAGGGACTCTTACCAAATACAGACAAGCTTTACCAAGGCCTCATTGACCTGGTGCACAAACTTGTGAGACCTCAAATG tcaCCTTTGGAACGGGCTGCACTTGTTGaaacattaaatctgttggTGCGTCTTCGCTCTGCCAGCTATGAGCTTGTGAAAAAGCTTCTCACTCTCCTGGCTTTTAAAAAACTGGGACTCCG AGACACTGTGCTGCGTATGCTGACTGCATTAGCTGTAAACAAGGCTGAACGGTGGCTGTGTCCTGAGCTGGAGAGCTGGGACTCGGAGCTGCAGGACCAGTCGGACATCTGGAAGAGCCTCCATGACAGAGCAGACTCTTGGCTGGAGTTATGGATCTCAAAATACAAA GACCATAACAGGTATCTGTACCTCAGGAGTACAGCACAGTGGCAGCTGTCAAACTGCAGCATGGTGGATGTGCTGAATTATTTCTGCTCTGTCAGAAAAGAGGAGTACAGAAAGGCCCGATGTGTTGCACCTGCTGGCCGCAAAAACACTGTGCTTTTGCCCCTTTATGACTG tAGTTCTCAACCAATCCTTCGTCTAGGAGAGACTTACAGCATGGCCAGGATGTGGAGGCCACCAG GTATAATTCTGCCTCCCCTGAGAAACCGTCCCTTCCTCACGAACTTTCCTCATTTCATCTCTTTGCCGTTACCCCGGGTCACGCTTAGCCCCTTTCACATCTACACAGATGAGGACTGGGTGAAGGCCTCGCCTCGCCGCTACTTCATTCATAAGCAGTCGTACGTAGAGTACTACAGATGA